One genomic window of Fusarium fujikuroi IMI 58289 draft genome, chromosome FFUJ_chr01 includes the following:
- a CDS encoding related to salicylate 1-monooxygenase (flavoprotein monooxygenase), whose product MSPACQHRILIVGGGLGGLALAQGLKHTSPSVPFHIFERDSSADFRPQGYRIRINPDGAGALRKLLPDNLWKAYENTCALFNPAMSGLDAVTGQKPTPSGERRGPPPMPEGKYYNADRVVLRNVLMEGLEDDISFGKTFKSYRVTSDGVEVTFTDGTKETGAILVGADGTRSHIRRQLMPNYTVLDTECGAIYGKTFTKPETRASMANEFFGGICLAGDGSKPGLKLFTDTMEFPRDLSLDERAKYRVPDDYVYWVLCINRPLLGIAAEDLHGLDAAQSVETTLQMTKSWHPTVRSLLQKQEQSASSTLAFFACLPETFKREWDELVKSPDCAAVTLLGDAAHPMTPVGGVGANSAFQEAADLCSVITRASFGAEALKDYAKLMTERGEETVGLSGGGAEHMFQMKPFSELKVASF is encoded by the coding sequence ATGTCACCCGCTTGCCAACACAGGATCTTGATCGTCGGAGGAGGACTTGGAGGACTCGCTCTCGCTCAGGGGCTCAAACACACGAGTCCATCTGTACCATTCCACATCTTTGAGCGTGATTCATCCGCAGACTTCCGTCCCCAAGGTTATCGCATTCGCATAAACCCCGACGGCGCGGGTGCACTCCGCAAACTGCTCCCAGACAATCTCTGGAAGGCCTACGAAAATACCTGTGCCCTCTTCAACCCAGCCATGAGCGGTCTCGATGCTGTCACTGGTCAGAAACCAACACCGTCTGGTGAGCGACGCGGTCCGCCTCCGATGCCGGAGGGGAAGTATTATAACGCTGATCGTGTTGTTCTTCGAAATGTGCTCATGGAGGGGCTAGAAGATGATATCAGCTTTGGAAAGACGTTCAAAAGCTATCGCGTCACCAGTGATGGTGTCGAGGTGACGTTTACAGATGGCACCAAGGAAACAGGAGCCATCCTGGTTGGCGCCGACGGTACCAGATCACACATTCGTCGGCAGCTGATGCCGAATTACACTGTCTTGGACACCGAGTGCGGAGCGATCTATGGAAAGACATTCACCAAGCCCGAAACTAGAGCTTCGATGGCCAACGAATTCTTCGGAGGAATATGTCTTGCTGGAGATGGCAGCAAGCCTGggctcaagctcttcacTGATACGATGGAGTTTCCTCGAGACCTAAGCTTAGACGAAAGGGCCAAGTATAGAGTGCCAGATGACTACGTGTACTGGGTACTATGCATCAACAGACCCCTGCTGGGAATCGCAGCAGAAGATCTCCACGGCCTCGATGCAGCGCAGTCTGTTGAGACGACACTGCAGATGACCAAGAGCTGGCATCCAACCGTCCGTTCATTGCTGCAGAAACAGGAGCAATCTGCATCGTCGACGCTTGCATTCTTCGCATGCTTGCCAGAGACATTCAAGCGGGAATGGGACGAACTGGTCAAAAGCCCCGACTGTGCGGCAGTGACGTTGCTAGGCGATGCAGCACATCCAATGACACCTGTTGGAGGTGTCGGTGCCAACTCTGCGTTCCAAGAAGCAGCGGATCTGTGCAGCGTTATTACCCGTGCCTCGTTTGGTGCTGAGGCGCTTAAAGACTACGCCAAACTGATGACGGAGCGTGGCGAGGAGACGGTGGGACttagtggtggtggtgcagaACACATGTTCCAAATGAAGCCATTCTCTGAGCTGAAGGTGGCATCCTTCTAA
- a CDS encoding related to cytochrome P450 monooxygenase codes for MSTRLPSQQPIGAMCSQASWTTIVTAGAIAVTSIFLIALRFWTSSGKPKVKILLQDEIKSARRRALEYCFNPRAVMAKGYVKFKNEVFGLDTQDGVKLVIPPSFLDELKSHPALSFKVSIDNDMQIEYTHFGGPAEYVIHAIKANLTGSLSAFTPLLHRMRQEWTPVKVHDKVLRLIATNNARVFQGTAASLDEEWLAASTGYVLACFDCIRALKQWHPWLRPLVYRFIPERAAIRDQWTKGRKRVMASMRERQEKGGNLEDPPTMLDHLSNGRNEHIADDVELQLLHQMTLIAVGTVTTFSSTTQAIYDLVAHPEYIPILWEEVKSVPRDENGNFTKDSTVAMDKLDSFLKESQRFNSPDLTTFQRAAIADMKLPDGTFVPKGTKLEINTCSIHKDHELYENPEEFDGLRFHKWRKAPGKEKKYMYSSSGTDDLSWGFGRHACPGRYLSAINIKLIMAELLMNYDIKRPDGVSRPKNIEFEVLCSPEPDFEILFKDRNH; via the exons ATGAGTACCAGGCTTCCCTCCCAACAACCGATTGGCGCGATGTGTAGCCAAGCATCGTGGACAACTATAGTTACCGCTGGAGCTATAGCAGTCACTTCTATCTTCCTGATCGCTTTGAGATTTTGGACCTCAAGCGGAAAACCCAAGGTCAAGATACTCCTTCAAGACGAGATCAAAAGTGCGCGACGGAGGGCTCTGGAGTATTGCTTCAATCCTCGAGCTGTTATGGCAAAAGGATATGTAAAG TTCAAAAATGaggtctttggtcttgatacACAGGATG GAGTCAAGCTAGTGATTCCACCGAGCTTCCTCGATGAACTTAAAAGCCATCCTGCGCTCAGCTTCAAAGTCTCAATTGACAAT GACATGCAAATCGAGTATACGCATTTTGGCGGCCCAGCAGAATACGTAATCCACGCTATCAAGGCTAATCTGACTGGATCGCTCT CCGCCTTCACACCGCTCTTGCATCGCATG CGACAAGAATGGACTCCCGTCAAAGTCCACGACAAAGTCCTCCGCCTCATCGCCACCAACAACGCCCGCGTCTTCCAAGGTACAGCCGCCAGCCTAGACGAAGAATGGCTCGCCGCCTCCACCGGCTACGTCCTAGCATGCTTCGACTGCATCCGTGCTCTCAAGCAATGGCACCCGTGGCTCCGACCCCTTGTGTACAGATTCATCCCCGAACGGGCAGCCATCAGAGATCAATGGACCAAGGGCCGCAAGCGAGTTATGGCTTCTATGCGTGAGAGGCAGGAGAAAGGAGGTAATCTTGAGGATCCGCCGACAATGCTGGATCATTTGAGTAATGGGAGGAATGAGCACATTgcggatgatgttgagctgcAGTTGTTGCATCAGATGACCTTGATTGCTGTAGGGACTGTTACGACGTTTTCGTCGACGACGCAGGCTATTTATGACCTTGTGGCGCACCCAGAGTATATCCCTATTCTTTGGGAGGAGGTCAAGTCAGTGCCGCGAGATGAGAATGGGAATTTTACGAAGGACTCGACGGTGGCCATGGACAAGCTTGACAGCTTTCTCAAAGAGAGTCAGCGCTTTAATTCACCTGATCTCA CAACCTTCCAGCGCGCAGCTATCGCAGACATGAAGCTCCCAGATGGCACATTCGTTCCTAAAGGCACCAAACTAGAAATCAATACTTGTTCCATTCACAAAGACCACGAGCTGTATGAGAACCCAGAGGAGTTTGATGGTCTGCGCTTTCACAAATGGCGCAAAGCCCCTggcaaggaaaagaagtACATGTATTCCAGCAGCGGGACGGATGATCTGTCCTGGGGCTTTGGACGACATGCGTGCCCGGGGAGATATCTCAgcgccatcaacatcaagctcatcatggcgGAGCTGTTGATGAACTATGATATCAAGCGGCCCGATGGAGTGAGTCGGCCCAAGAATATCGAGTTTGAAGTATTG TGCTCTCCTGAGCCGGACTTTGAGATCCTGTTTAAGGACAGGAATCATTAG